In Jannaschia sp. W003, the genomic stretch CGTGGCCCCCGACATGATCGACCACGGCGGCGGCGCGATCATCAACATGGGAAGCAACTCGTGGTGGGAGGCGGTGGGCAACTTTCCCGCCTACGCCACCGCCAAGGCGGCCGTGCACGGGCTGACGCGCACCATGGCGCGCGACCTCGGCAAGCACCGCATCCGCGTGAACACCGTGGTGCCGGGCTGGATCATGACCGAGCGGCAGAAGGCGCTCTGGGTCACGCCCGAGGCCATCGAGGCCCACCGCGCCCGCCAGTGCCTGCCCGACCTGATCGAGCCCGCCCACGTGGCCCGCATGGTGCTGTTCCTCGCCTCCGATGATGCCGCCATGTGTACCGCCAACAACTACATGGTGGAGGCCGGCAGCATCTGATGGCGCGCCCCCGCGGGGCGTGGAACAGTCGCACGGGACCAGAGGGAGCACAGGCATGGAACGGATCGGATTCGTCGGCGCGGGACTGATGGGCGAGGGCATGGCTTTGAGCCTCCTGCGCGCGGGCCACCCCGTCACGGTCGTCGCCCACCGCAACCGCGCGCCCGTCGAGCGGCTGGTGGCCGAGGGCGCCGCGGAGGCCGCGGACCTCGCCGCGCTGGCGAAGGCCTCCGACGTGGTCCACGTCTGCGCCCCCGGCTCGCCGCAGGTCGAGGTTATCGTCGAGGCCCTCCTGCCCCACCTCGCCCCCGGATCGATCGTGGTCGACTGCTCCACCGCCAACCCCGTCTCCACGGTGGCGCTGGCGGCGCGGCTCGAGGCGGCGGGCTGCGCCATGGCCGACGCGCCCCTCGGCGGCACGCCCGCGCAGGCGATGGAGGGCAAGCTCTCGGCCATGGTGGGGGCGTCCGAGGAGACCTTCCGGCGCGTCGAGCCGATCCTGCGCCGCTGGGCCGACGCGGGTGTCGAGCACGTCGGCCCATGCGGCACCGGCCACCGCATGAAGCTGCTGATGAACTTCCTCGCCATGGGCTACGGCGCGATCTACGCCGAGGCGCTGGCCCTCGCGCGCAAGGTCGACATCGCGCCCGCGCGCTTCGACGAGGTGATGCGCGGCAGCCGCATGGGCTGCGGCTTCTACGAGACCTTCATGGCCTCCGCCGTCCACGGGCAGCGCGACGCCCACAAGTTCACGCTGACGAATGCCCTCAAGGACACCACCTACCTCGCCGCCATGGCCGAGGCGGCGGGCCTCGCCAACCCGATGGGCGCGGCGATCCGCAACAGCTACGCGGGCGCGGTGAACATGGGGGGCGACGGGGCCGAGGACTACGTGCCGCATCTGGCGGACTTCGTGGCGCGGGCGAACGGGCTCGACTGACGGCGCCGGCCGAAGCGAGGGGCCAGCCCCTCGCGCTCCCCGAGGTATTTGCGGCCAGAGGAAGGGGGCTACCCGAGGCCCAGTTCCGTGAAGGGGAGGTAGTGGACGGGGTCGCCCGGCTCCACCGTCATGGCCTCGTCGGGGAGGACGACGAAGCCTTCGGCCCAGCTCAGGCCCGATACGCGGCCCGAGCCTTCCGAGGCGAACACCTCGGCGTGGCCTCGGGCATCGAGGCGGGCGCGCAGCACCTCGCGGCGGCCCGCCTTCTTGCGCTTCGCGAAGGCCGCCGGGACCGTGAGGGTGCGCGGCTCGCTCCACGGGGCGCCGGCCATGCGCAGCAGCGCGGGGCGCGCGAGGAGCGCGGCGCAGGTGAAGGCGGCGACCGGGTTGCCGGGCAGCCCGAACAGCGGCGTGCCCCGCCAGCGGCCCAAGGCGAGCGGCCGCCCCGGCTTGATCGCGATGCGCCAGTGCGAGACCGTGCCCCGCTCGCCCAGCAAGCGCGACAGGTGATCCTCGTCGCCCGCGGAGGCGCCGCCCGATGTCAGGATCGCGTCCGCCTCCGCGCCCCGGTTCAAGGCGGCGGCCAGCGCCTCCACATCGTCGCCCACGTGCCCGAGGTCCACGGGCCGCATCCCCCACCCCGCGAGCATGGCGAGCAGCATGGGCCGGTTCGCGTCGAAGATACCCTCCCCCGTGGCACCGGGCGGCACGATCTCGTCGCCCGTCGAGAGCACGGCGACCCGCAGCCGCGCCCGGACCGGCAGGCGCCCGTGCCCCGCCGCGATTGCCAGCGCGAGGTCGGTGGGCCGCAACCGCGCGCCTGCCCGGAGAATCGGATCGCCCGCCTCCACGTCCTCGCCGGCCCGCCGCGTGTTGGCGCCGCGCTTCGGCTCGTGGCGCAGGCGGAGCGCGCCGCCGTCGGCCTCCGCGTCTTCCTGCAGCACCACGGTATCCACCCCCTCGGGCAGCGCCGCGCCGGTGAGGATGCGAAGGGCGTGGCCCGCGGCCACGGCGCCCGCGAAGGGCTGCCCCGCCGCCGCGCGCCCCTCGGCGATCGGCACCGCCCCCTCGGGCGGCGGATGCGCGAAGCCCCAGCCGTCCACGGCGGCGTTGGGCCGGGGCGGGTTGCTCCGCAGCGCCGCTACGTCCCGCGCGAGGACGCGCCCCGCCGCCTCGCCCACGGGAACGGTCTCCTCGCCCGCGACGGGCTCCAGCCGCGAGAGCGTCGCCATCGCCTCGTCCACCGGCGTCCAGCGGATGCCGGGGGGGAGCGCGAAGCAGTCGTTGGGCGCGCGGGCGGCGGGCGCCTCCTGCGGACCGGCGCCTTCGCTCGCGCCCGGGTCGACCGAGCCCTTGGCCACGAGCGAGCCCTCCGGCCCGACGCCCAGGATCCACCCCTCCTCGCGGGCGACGCGCGCCGCATCGGGAACTGCGGCGGGCGCGGTGAACCACGCGTCCGGCATGGCGCGCAGGGCGGCGGCGGTGGCGGCCACCTGCCGCGCGTCGCGGATAGGGTGGTCGTGGGGCATGTCGTCGAACAGCGACGGGTAGATCTCCGCCAGCACGATCCGCGCGTCCGGCACCGCGAACCCCGTCTGCTGCGGCCATACGGCCAGATCGGGATGGGTGCGCCGCAGCCGGGCCAGCGCCGGCAGGCCCACGAGCGTCTGCCCCCCGACCGATCCGGAATACGCGATCTGCCACACCGACTTCGCGCCGCTCCCGCCCTCGCAGCGGCGGTGCTCGGGCAGCGTCAGCCCCTCGCGCGCCGACTTCCGGGCGGGAAGGCCCGGGTAGTCGCGTCCCTGCGGGTGCCCCCAGAACGGGCCGATGCCGCCGAACCGGGCGTTCGCCTGCGCGGCCACCTCGAAGCGGTTGTTGCCGTTGTCCGCGCCGTCCCGGACGCGCTCGGCCAGCCAGTCCCACGCGGCGATGGCCTCGGCCCGCCCCGTGAGGACTTCCGCGAAGCCGCGCGGGAAGCCGTAGGCGAAGTCGAAGCCGAGGAGCGTCCGGTGCCCCTGCGCCAGCAGCGCGTCGATCCATGCCAGCGCCGCGTGGCGGGTGCGGAAGTAGCGCACCTCCCGCTCGCCGCGCAGGTCGGCGCAGACCCAGATCGCGTCGGCGCTGGGCCGGGCCGGGCTGGGCGTCGCGGCGGACGACCAGTCGGCGGCGACGACCAGATCGAACCTCACCGCAGCACGAAGTCCGCGACGGCGCCCACGTCGCCCAGATCGAGGCGCGGCACCGCCAGCCCGGTCTCGCCGTCCGAAGCCACCGCACGGATCGTCGGGTCGGCCTCAGCGAGCGGGCGCACGCCCAACCCGGTGCGCCAGACCTCGATGCGCTTGTGGTCGCCGCGCTTCCAGCCCTCGGCCAGCACCACGTCGCAGGGATCGAGCCGGGCGAGGAGCTGCTGGAGCGTCTGCTCGCGCGCCTCCTCCATCAGCGCGATGCGCGCATCGGACGCCAGCAGCACCTGCCGCGCGCCCGCGACCCGGTGGCGGTGGCTGTCGGTGCCGGGCACCTCCAGGTCGAGCGCGTGATGGGTGCGCTTGAGCGTCGAGACGGCGAGGCCGCGGCGCGTGAGTTCCGCCACCAACCGCTCGGTCAGCGTGGTCTTGCCGGCGTCCTTGCGCCCGACGATGCCCCAGAGGATCACCGGTCCGCCTCCGCGAGATCCTCGGGGGTGTTCACGTTAAAGAACGCCGCCTCGGGGAACTCGGCGTAGCCCGCGCCGTGGCGGTCGGTCCAGTGGAGCACCTTGCGGGTGCCCCCCTCCAGCGCCGCGCGCAGGTCGCCCCGCAGCGCCACGGGCCAGAGGCCGAAGGTCGGCTGCGGGCGCCCCCCCGCCGAGGCGAGGGCCAGGCCCGAGGGGCCGGCGGCGGCGTGGAGCTTCCCGGCCAGATCGAGCGGCAGGAACGGCGTGTCGGCGGCTGCCGAGATCACCGCGTCGGCGCCGAGCGACGCCGCCCACTCCATGCCCGCCAGAACCCCCGCCAACGGGCCGGGGTGGCCGGGAACGGTGTCGGACAGCACCGGCAGCCCGAGGTCGGCCCAGCGCTTGGGGTCGCCGTTGGCGTTCAGCGCGAGGGGCGCCGCCTGCCCCTCCAGCCGCGCGACCACGTGGGCCACGAGGGGCCGGCCCCGCACCACCAGCCGCCCCTTGTCGCCGCCGCCCATGCGCCGCGCGAGGCCGCCCGCGAGGATCACCGCGGGCGTCACGGCGCGTGGTCCCGCACCAGCCGCTCCTCGCCCGCGACGCAGAGGAAACGTCGGCCCTTCAAGCGTCCGATCACCGTCAGCCCGACCTCCTGCGCCACGCGCACCCCCCAGGCGGTGAAGCCCGAGCGCGAGACCAGCGCGGGGATGCCCATCGCGGCGCACTTGATCACCATCTCCGAGGTCAGCCGCCCGGTGGTGTACATCACCTTGTCGTCCGGCACGGTCCCCGTGACACGCATCCAACCGGCCAGCTTGTCCACCGCGTTGTGGCGGCCCACGTCCTCGAAGTAGGCCAGCGGCTCGGCGCCGCGGCAGAGGCATGTCCCGTGGATCGCGCCTGCCTCGAGGTAGAGCGAGGGCGTGCGGTTGATGGCCTGGCTCAGCGCCATGAGGTCCGAGGTCCGCACCTCGAGGGGCGGCAGGCGCAGGCCGGCCATGCCCTCCATCATGTCGCCGAACACGGTGCCCACGGCGCAGCCCGAGGTGCGGGTGGCGCGGGCGAGCTTGGCCTCGTGGTCGGTCTCGCGGGCCGTGCGGACCACGACCACGCCCAATTCGGCGTCGAAGTCCACGCCCGTCACCGCGTCCTCGGGGCGCAGCATCCTCTGGTTGGCGAGGAAGCCCAGCGCCAGCCACTCGGGGTGGTCTCCCACGGTCATCGCCGTCACGATCTCGCGGGCGTTGAGGTAGATCGTCAGGGGCCGCTCCTCGACCACGCGCAAGGGCACGGGCGCGCCGGTCTCGTCGCGCGCCTCGACGGGGGCGGTGAGGCCCGGGGCGCCCGGGTCGGGGGCGACGAGGAGCGAGGGGGCGAGCTGGGTGGCCAAGGGCGTGTCCTCCGGCGCGGAAGGTGCTGGCGCAGGCGGGGAGTTGCAAGGGCGGGGACGGGGTGGCGCCGTAGGGTCGGGTCACGCCCCGGCCTTGCGCCGGGGTCTCCGAGGGACGGTGGGGATGCCATCGGGCCGCGCGCGCGAGCGGCGAAGCATGGGTACACTTCCGTCCCGGTCCCGCACCATTCCACCCGCATCGCGGATCGTACCCCGAGGCCCCGGCGCAGGGCTGGGGCGTGGTGCGCTCCGCCCTCCTTCCTCTGGCTCCAAATACCTCGGGGCCCGGGGCAGCGCCCCGGAATCACCGCCCCCTCCCCTGCAACGCCGCACCGCCGCTGGACACCGCCCCTGCGCGCCCCTACCGCGCCTCCATGACCCAAGCGTTCCGCCGCGGCGTCCTCGACGGCCTGCCCTTCATCGTCATCATGGCCCCGTTCGGCGCGCTCTTCGGCGTGCTCGCCACCGAGGCGGGGCTGCGGCTCGACCAGACGCTGGCCTTCTCGGCGGTGGTGATCGCGGGCGCCGCGCAGTTCACCGCGCTCGGCCTCATGGACGCGGGCGCGCCCGTGGCGGTGGTGCTCTTGTCCGCGCTCGCGGTGAACCTGCGGATGATGATGTACTCGGCAGCCCTCGTCCCGCACCTCGGCTCGGCGCCGCGCTGGCAGCGGGCCGCAGCCTCCTACCTCCTGGTGGACCAGACCTACGCCCTGTCGGCCGCGCGCTTCGAGGAGACGCCCTGGAGCGTGCCCGACAAGATGCGCTACTTCGCGGGCACCGCCCTGCCCGTCTTCCCGGCCTGGACCGGCGGCACGCTGCTCGGCGCCGAACTGGGCGCGCGCGTCCCCGAGAGCTGGCCGCTCGACTTCGCCATGCCGCTCGCCTTTCTGGCCCTGGTCGGCCCGATGCTGCGCACCCGCGCCCACGTGGCAGCAGCCTTCGTGTCGGTTGTGGCGGCGCTGGGGCTGGCGTGGCTGCCCTGGAACCTCGGGCTGCTGGCCGCCGCCGCGCTTGCCATGGCCACCGGCGCCGAAGTGGAGCGGCGGTCGTGAGCGACGCGGTGGTCTGGTTCGTGATCGTGGCCCTCGGGGCGGCGACCTACCTCGTGCGGTGGAGCTTCCTCGGCCTCATCGGCGACCGCCCCCTGCCCCCGTGGCTCCTGCGCCATCTGCGCTACACCGGCGTCGCGGTGATCCCCGGGCTGGTGGCGCCGCTGGTGCTCTGGCCCGCCTCCACGGGCGGCGCGGTGGATCCGTGGCGCCTCCTGGCGGCGGCGGCGACCCTCGGGGTGGCGGCCTGGCGCAAGGATGTCCTGCAGGCGGTGGCGGCGGGCGCGGTGGTGCTGGGCGCGGCGGCGCTTCTGAGCTGACGCTCAGACGGGCAGCGCGGTCGTCTCCGACACCGTCTTGAGCGCGAAGCTCGACTGCAGCTTGGCCACCCCCGGTAGCCCGGCGAGGTGCTTGCGGTGGATGCGCGCGAAGTCCTCCGAGTCGCGCGCCACCACCTTCAGCAGGTAGTCGTAGGCGCCCGTCATCAGGTGGCATTCCAGCACGTCCGGGATGCGCGCGGCGGCGGCCTCGAAGGCGTCGAGCACGTCGTCGGCCTGTGAGGCGAGGCTGATCTCCACGAAGACCACCACGGGCCGCCCCACCGCGCGGCGGTCGAGCAGGGCCACCTGCGCGCGGATCACGCCCGCCCGCTCCAGCCGTTGGAGCCTGCGGTGGCACGCCGAGGGCGACAGGTGCACCCGCTCCGACAGCTCGGCCGCCGAGAGGCGCGCGTCGGCCTGCACGATTCGCAGGAGGCGCGCGTCCGTGTCGTCGTACTCCCGCTCCACGCACGATCCTCCCGCCGAAACGCCGTTTCGTGCACGATGCAGGCGCTGGGGCATCGATGCAAGCCGGGTTGCGCGAAGCATCGCCGCCGCGCCCGCGCTAGACTGCGTGCAGACACGCCTGTTCAGGGAGAACCACCATGCTTGTCGGCTGCCCCAAGGAGATCAAGCCCCAGGAGTTCCGCGTCGGCCTCACGCCGTCCGCCGCGCTGGAGCTGATCGCCCACGACCACCAGGTCGTCATCGAGACCAACGCCGGCACCGGCTCGGGCTTTTCGGACGAGCAGTACCGCCAGATGGGCTGCGAGATCGTGGACACGGCCCAGGAGGTCTTCGCCCGCGCCGACATGATCGTGAAGGTCAAGGAGCCCCAGGCCCCCGAGCGCGCCATGCTGCGCGAGGGCCAGGTGCTGTTCACCTACCTCCACCTCGCCCCCGACCCCGAGCAGACGAAGGACCTCCTGGCCTCCGGCGCCACCTGCATCGCCTACGAGACCGTGACCGACCCGCGCGGCGGCCTGCCGCTGCTGGCGCCCATGTCCGAGGTAGCCGGGCGCCTCGCCCCGCAGATGGGCGCGTGGACGCTGCAGAAGGCCAACGGCGGGCGCGGCGTCCTGATGGGCGGCGTGCCCGGCGTCGGCCCGGCCAGCGTCGTGGTGATCGGCGGCGGCGTGGTCGGCACCCATGCGGCGCGCATCGCGGCCGGCATGGGCGCCGACGTCACCGTGCTCGACCGCTCGATCGACCGGCTGCGCTACCTCGACGACGCCTTCGGCGGCGTCTTCAAGACCCGCTACGCCTCGGCCGGCAACACCGCCGAGATGGTCGTCGCCGCCGACATGGTGATCGGCGCCGTGCTGATCCCCGGTGCCGCGGCACCCAAGCTGGTGACCCGCGCGCAGCTCGCCCACATGAAGCCGGGCGCGGCCATCGTAGACGTGGCGATCGACCAAGGCGGCTGCTTCGAGACCTCGCGGGCGACCACGCACCAGGACCCGATCTACGAGGTGGACGGCATCATGCACTACTGCGTGGCGAACATGCCGGGCGCCGTGGCCCGCACCTCGACCCTGGCCCTCGGCAACGCGACGCTGCCCTTCATGCTGCGCCTTGCCGATCTGGGCTGGAAGGAGGCCTGCGCCGCCGACCCGCACCTGCGCCGCGGCCTCAACGTCCACGCCGGCAAGCTGACCTACGCCGCCGTGGGCGAGGCGCTGGGGATGGACTCGACGCCCGTCGAGCAGGTGCTCGGCCTGGCCGCCTGAGGGCGGACGGCGACGCCCCGGTCTCGTGCCGGGGCCTCCGCCCTCCGCTGGCGCCCCGCTCCGCCACCGAAGCGCCAGCGGCACCCCGAGGCCCCGGATCAGGTCCGGGGCGTGCCCCCCTCAGGGCGTCTTCTCGCCCTTCAGCGCGTCGCGGATGTCGATCAGCACGTCGAGCTGGCTTGGCCCGGTCTTCACCTCGGGCGCCACCTCGTCGGGGCGCTCCGCGGCGGCCTTGATGCGGTTCACGGCCTTCACCAGCATGAACACCACCATGGCGACGATGAAGAAGTTGATCACCGCCATCACGAACTTGCCCACCGCGAAGACCGGCTCGCCCGACTCCTTGGCCGCCTCCAGCGAGGCGTACTGGCCATCCCCGAGGACGTAGAACCAGCCCGAGAAGTCGATGCCGCCGGTGAACAGCGCGATCACCGGATTGATGAGGTCCGA encodes the following:
- a CDS encoding NAD(P)-dependent oxidoreductase is translated as MERIGFVGAGLMGEGMALSLLRAGHPVTVVAHRNRAPVERLVAEGAAEAADLAALAKASDVVHVCAPGSPQVEVIVEALLPHLAPGSIVVDCSTANPVSTVALAARLEAAGCAMADAPLGGTPAQAMEGKLSAMVGASEETFRRVEPILRRWADAGVEHVGPCGTGHRMKLLMNFLAMGYGAIYAEALALARKVDIAPARFDEVMRGSRMGCGFYETFMASAVHGQRDAHKFTLTNALKDTTYLAAMAEAAGLANPMGAAIRNSYAGAVNMGGDGAEDYVPHLADFVARANGLD
- a CDS encoding AzlD domain-containing protein, whose translation is MSDAVVWFVIVALGAATYLVRWSFLGLIGDRPLPPWLLRHLRYTGVAVIPGLVAPLVLWPASTGGAVDPWRLLAAAATLGVAAWRKDVLQAVAAGAVVLGAAALLS
- a CDS encoding Lrp/AsnC family transcriptional regulator, with the protein product MEREYDDTDARLLRIVQADARLSAAELSERVHLSPSACHRRLQRLERAGVIRAQVALLDRRAVGRPVVVFVEISLASQADDVLDAFEAAAARIPDVLECHLMTGAYDYLLKVVARDSEDFARIHRKHLAGLPGVAKLQSSFALKTVSETTALPV
- a CDS encoding molybdopterin-binding protein, with translation MRFDLVVAADWSSAATPSPARPSADAIWVCADLRGEREVRYFRTRHAALAWIDALLAQGHRTLLGFDFAYGFPRGFAEVLTGRAEAIAAWDWLAERVRDGADNGNNRFEVAAQANARFGGIGPFWGHPQGRDYPGLPARKSAREGLTLPEHRRCEGGSGAKSVWQIAYSGSVGGQTLVGLPALARLRRTHPDLAVWPQQTGFAVPDARIVLAEIYPSLFDDMPHDHPIRDARQVAATAAALRAMPDAWFTAPAAVPDAARVAREEGWILGVGPEGSLVAKGSVDPGASEGAGPQEAPAARAPNDCFALPPGIRWTPVDEAMATLSRLEPVAGEETVPVGEAAGRVLARDVAALRSNPPRPNAAVDGWGFAHPPPEGAVPIAEGRAAAGQPFAGAVAAGHALRILTGAALPEGVDTVVLQEDAEADGGALRLRHEPKRGANTRRAGEDVEAGDPILRAGARLRPTDLALAIAAGHGRLPVRARLRVAVLSTGDEIVPPGATGEGIFDANRPMLLAMLAGWGMRPVDLGHVGDDVEALAAALNRGAEADAILTSGGASAGDEDHLSRLLGERGTVSHWRIAIKPGRPLALGRWRGTPLFGLPGNPVAAFTCAALLARPALLRMAGAPWSEPRTLTVPAAFAKRKKAGRREVLRARLDARGHAEVFASEGSGRVSGLSWAEGFVVLPDEAMTVEPGDPVHYLPFTELGLG
- the ald gene encoding alanine dehydrogenase, translated to MLVGCPKEIKPQEFRVGLTPSAALELIAHDHQVVIETNAGTGSGFSDEQYRQMGCEIVDTAQEVFARADMIVKVKEPQAPERAMLREGQVLFTYLHLAPDPEQTKDLLASGATCIAYETVTDPRGGLPLLAPMSEVAGRLAPQMGAWTLQKANGGRGVLMGGVPGVGPASVVVIGGGVVGTHAARIAAGMGADVTVLDRSIDRLRYLDDAFGGVFKTRYASAGNTAEMVVAADMVIGAVLIPGAAAPKLVTRAQLAHMKPGAAIVDVAIDQGGCFETSRATTHQDPIYEVDGIMHYCVANMPGAVARTSTLALGNATLPFMLRLADLGWKEACAADPHLRRGLNVHAGKLTYAAVGEALGMDSTPVEQVLGLAA
- a CDS encoding formate dehydrogenase accessory sulfurtransferase FdhD, whose translation is MATQLAPSLLVAPDPGAPGLTAPVEARDETGAPVPLRVVEERPLTIYLNAREIVTAMTVGDHPEWLALGFLANQRMLRPEDAVTGVDFDAELGVVVVRTARETDHEAKLARATRTSGCAVGTVFGDMMEGMAGLRLPPLEVRTSDLMALSQAINRTPSLYLEAGAIHGTCLCRGAEPLAYFEDVGRHNAVDKLAGWMRVTGTVPDDKVMYTTGRLTSEMVIKCAAMGIPALVSRSGFTAWGVRVAQEVGLTVIGRLKGRRFLCVAGEERLVRDHAP
- the mscL gene encoding large conductance mechanosensitive channel protein MscL, encoding MIQEFKDFIAKGNVIDLAVGIIIGAAFTAIVNSLVSDLINPVIALFTGGIDFSGWFYVLGDGQYASLEAAKESGEPVFAVGKFVMAVINFFIVAMVVFMLVKAVNRIKAAAERPDEVAPEVKTGPSQLDVLIDIRDALKGEKTP
- the mobB gene encoding molybdopterin-guanine dinucleotide biosynthesis protein B, with protein sequence MILWGIVGRKDAGKTTLTERLVAELTRRGLAVSTLKRTHHALDLEVPGTDSHRHRVAGARQVLLASDARIALMEEAREQTLQQLLARLDPCDVVLAEGWKRGDHKRIEVWRTGLGVRPLAEADPTIRAVASDGETGLAVPRLDLGDVGAVADFVLR
- a CDS encoding AzlC family ABC transporter permease, which translates into the protein MTQAFRRGVLDGLPFIVIMAPFGALFGVLATEAGLRLDQTLAFSAVVIAGAAQFTALGLMDAGAPVAVVLLSALAVNLRMMMYSAALVPHLGSAPRWQRAAASYLLVDQTYALSAARFEETPWSVPDKMRYFAGTALPVFPAWTGGTLLGAELGARVPESWPLDFAMPLAFLALVGPMLRTRAHVAAAFVSVVAALGLAWLPWNLGLLAAAALAMATGAEVERRS
- the mobA gene encoding molybdenum cofactor guanylyltransferase MobA, whose product is MGGGDKGRLVVRGRPLVAHVVARLEGQAAPLALNANGDPKRWADLGLPVLSDTVPGHPGPLAGVLAGMEWAASLGADAVISAAADTPFLPLDLAGKLHAAAGPSGLALASAGGRPQPTFGLWPVALRGDLRAALEGGTRKVLHWTDRHGAGYAEFPEAAFFNVNTPEDLAEADR